In one window of Mobula birostris isolate sMobBir1 unplaced genomic scaffold, sMobBir1.hap1 scaffold_3919, whole genome shotgun sequence DNA:
- the LOC140193124 gene encoding uncharacterized protein isoform X3 produces the protein MRTAEVGRGGKEGGGFFLGRSAGRGAPAGFRAERGESLLSSPYPSEPLLSVSLTTDGPPYPSKPLLSVSLSTDGPPYPSKPLLSVSLSTDGPPYPSKPLLSVSLSTDGPPYPSKPSLSVSLSTDGPPYPSKPLLSVSLSTDGPPYPSKPLLSVSLSTDGPPYPSKPLLSVSLSTDGPPYPSKPSLSVSLSTDGPPYPSKPLLSVSLSTDGPPYPSKPLLSVSLSTDGPPYPSKPLLSVSLSTDGPPYPSKPSLSVSLSTDGPPYPSKPLLSVSLSTDGPPYPSKPLLSVSLSTDGPPYPSKPLLSVSLSTDGPPYPSKPLLSVSLSTDGPPYPSKPLLSVSLSTDGPPYPSKPLLSVSLSTDGPPYPSKPSLSVSLSTDGPPYPSKPLLSVSLSTDGPPYPSKPFLSVSLSTDGPPYPSKPSLSVSLSTDGPPYPSKPLLSVSLSTDGPPYPSKPLLSVSLSECR, from the exons ATGCGCACAGCTGAGGTGGggcggggagggaaggagggcgGGGGTTTTTTTCTTGGTCGGTCGGCAGGACggggggctcccgccggcttcagGGCGGAGAGGGGGGAGAGCCTGCTGTCGTCAccgtatccctctgaacctctcctgtccgtgtccctgaccacagacggaccaccgtatccctctaaacctctcctatccgtgtccctgtccacagacggaccaccgtatccctctaaacctctcctatccgtgtccctgtccacagacggaccaccgtatccctctaaacctctcctatccgtgtccctgtccacagacggaccaccgtatccctctaaaccttccctgtccgtgtccctgtccacagacggaccaccgtatccctctaaacctctcctatccgtgtccctgtccacagacggaccaccgtatccctctaaacctctcctatccgtgtccctgtccacagacggaccaccgtatccctctaaacctctcctatccgtgtccctgtccacagacggaccaccgtatccctctaaaccttccctgtccgtgtccctgtccacagatggaccaccgtatccctctaaacctctcctatccgtgtccctgtccacagacggaccaccgtatccctctaaac ctctcctatccgtgtccctgtccacagacggaccaccgtatccctctaaacctctcctatccgtgtccctgtccacagacggaccaccgtatccctctaaaccttccctgtccgtgtccctgtccacagacggaccaccgtatccctctaaacctctcctatccgtgtccctgtccacagacggaccaccgtatccctctaaacctctcctatccgtgtccctgtccacagacggaccaccgtatccctctaaacctctcctatccgtgtccctgtccacagacggaccaccgtatccctctaaacctctcctatccgtgtccctgtccacagacggaccaccgtatccctctaaacctctcctatccgtgtccctgtccacagacggaccaccgtatccctctaaacctctcctatccgtgtccctgtccacagacggaccaccgtatccctctaaaccttccctgtccgtgtccctgtccacagacggaccaccgtatccctctaaacctctcctatccgtgtccctgtccacagacggaccaccgtatccctctaaacctttcctgtccgtgtccctgtccacagacggaccaccgtatccctctaaaccttccctgtccgtgtccctgtccacagacggaccaccgtatccctctaaacctctcctatccgtgtccctgtccacagacggaccaccgtatccctctaaacctctcctatccgtgtccttGTCCGAGTgtcgttaa
- the LOC140193124 gene encoding uncharacterized protein isoform X2, translating to MRTAEVGRGGKEGGGFFLGRSAGRGAPAGFRAERGESLLSSPYPSEPLLSVSLTTDGPPYPSKPLLSVSLSTDGPPYPSKPLLSVSLSTDGPPYPSKPLLSVSLSTDGPPYPSKPSLSVSLSTDGPPYPSKPLLSVSLSTDGPPYPSKPLLSVSLSTDGPPYPSKPLLSVSLSTDGPPYPSKPLLSVSLSTDGPPYPSKPSLSVSLSTDGPPYPSKPLLSVSLSTDGPPYPSKPLLSVSLSTDGPPYPSKPSLSVSLSTDGPPYPSKPLLSVSLSTDGPPYPSKPLLSVSLSTDGPPYPSKPLLSVSLSTDGPPYPSKPLLSVSLSTDGPPYPSKPLLSVSLSTDGPPYPSKPLLSVSLSTDGPPYPSKPSLSVSLSTDGPPYPSKPLLSVSLSTDGPPYPSKPFLSVSLSTDGPPYPSKPSLSVSLSTDGPPYPSKPLLSVSLSTDGPPYPSKPLLSVSLSECR from the exons ATGCGCACAGCTGAGGTGGggcggggagggaaggagggcgGGGGTTTTTTTCTTGGTCGGTCGGCAGGACggggggctcccgccggcttcagGGCGGAGAGGGGGGAGAGCCTGCTGTCGTCAccgtatccctctgaacctctcctgtccgtgtccctgaccacagacggaccaccgtatccctctaaacctctcctatccgtgtccctgtccacagacggaccaccgtatccctctaaacctctcctatccgtgtccctgtccacagacggaccaccgtatccctctaaacctctcctatccgtgtccctgtccacagacggaccaccgtatccctctaaaccttccctgtccgtgtccctgtccacagacggaccaccgtatccctctaaacctctcctatccgtgtccctgtccacagacggaccaccgtatccctctaaacctctcctatccgtgtccctgtccacagacggaccaccgtatccctctaaacctctcctatccgtgtccctgtccacagacggaccaccgtatccctctaaac ctctcctatccgtgtccctgtccacagacggaccaccgtatccctctaaaccttccctgtccgtgtccctgtccacagacggaccaccgtatccctctaaacctctcctatccgtgtccctgtccacagacggaccaccgtatccctctaaacctctcctatccgtgtccctgtccacagacggaccaccgtatccctctaaaccttccctgtccgtgtccctgtccacagacggaccaccgtatccctctaaacctctcctatccgtgtccctgtccacagacggaccaccgtatccctctaaacctctcctatccgtgtccctgtccacagacggaccaccgtatccctctaaacctctcctatccgtgtccctgtccacagacggaccaccgtatccctctaaacctctcctatccgtgtccctgtccacagacggaccaccgtatccctctaaacctctcctatccgtgtccctgtccacagacggaccaccgtatccctctaaacctctcctatccgtgtccctgtccacagacggaccaccgtatccctctaaaccttccctgtccgtgtccctgtccacagacggaccaccgtatccctctaaacctctcctatccgtgtccctgtccacagacggaccaccgtatccctctaaacctttcctgtccgtgtccctgtccacagacggaccaccgtatccctctaaaccttccctgtccgtgtccctgtccacagacggaccaccgtatccctctaaacctctcctatccgtgtccctgtccacagacggaccaccgtatccctctaaacctctcctatccgtgtccttGTCCGAGTgtcgttaa
- the LOC140193124 gene encoding uncharacterized protein isoform X1, with protein sequence MRTAEVGRGGKEGGGFFLGRSAGRGAPAGFRAERGESLLSSPYPSEPLLSVSLTTDGPPYPSKPLLSVSLSTDGPPYPSKPLLSVSLSTDGPPYPSKPLLSVSLSTDGPPYPSKPLLSVSLSTDGPPYPSKPLLSVSLSTDGPPYPSKPLLSVSLSTDGPPYPSKPSLSVSLSTDGPPYPSKPLLSVSLSTDGPPYPSKPSLSVSLSTDGPPYPSKPLLSVSLSTDGPPYPSKPLLSVSLSTDGPPYPSKPSLSVSLSTDGPPYPSKPLLSVSLSTDGPPYPSKPLLSVSLSTDGPPYPSKPLLSVSLSTDGPPYPSKPLLSVSLSTDGPPYPSKPLLSVSLSTDGPPYPSKPLLSVSLSTDGPPYPSKPSLSVSLSTDGPPYPSKPLLSVSLSTDGPPYPSKPFLSVSLSTDGPPYPSKPSLSVSLSTDGPPYPSKPLLSVSLSTDGPPYPSKPLLSVSLSECR encoded by the exons ATGCGCACAGCTGAGGTGGggcggggagggaaggagggcgGGGGTTTTTTTCTTGGTCGGTCGGCAGGACggggggctcccgccggcttcagGGCGGAGAGGGGGGAGAGCCTGCTGTCGTCAccgtatccctctgaacctctcctgtccgtgtccctgaccacagacggaccaccgtatccctctaaacctctcctatccgtgtccctgtccacagacggaccaccgtatccctctaaacctctcctatccgtgtccctgtccacagacggaccaccgtatccctctaaacctctcctatccgtgtccctgtccacagacggaccaccgtatccctctaaac ctctcctatccgtgtccctgtccacagacggaccaccgtatccctctaaacctctcctatccgtgtccctgtccacagacggaccaccgtatccctctaaacctctcctatccgtgtccctgtccacagacggaccaccgtatccctctaaaccttccctgtccgtgtccctgtccacagatggaccaccgtatccctctaaacctctcctatccgtgtccctgtccacagacggaccaccgtatccctctaaaccttccctgtccgtgtccctgtccacagacggaccaccgtatccctctaaacctctcctatccgtgtccctgtccacagacggaccaccgtatccctctaaacctctcctatccgtgtccctgtccacagacggaccaccgtatccctctaaaccttccctgtccgtgtccctgtccacagacggaccaccgtatccctctaaacctctcctatccgtgtccctgtccacagacggaccaccgtatccctctaaacctctcctatccgtgtccctgtccacagacggaccaccgtatccctctaaacctctcctatccgtgtccctgtccacagacggaccaccgtatccctctaaacctctcctatccgtgtccctgtccacagacggaccaccgtatccctctaaacctctcctatccgtgtccctgtccacagacggaccaccgtatccctctaaacctctcctatccgtgtccctgtccacagacggaccaccgtatccctctaaaccttccctgtccgtgtccctgtccacagacggaccaccgtatccctctaaacctctcctatccgtgtccctgtccacagacggaccaccgtatccctctaaacctttcctgtccgtgtccctgtccacagacggaccaccgtatccctctaaaccttccctgtccgtgtccctgtccacagacggaccaccgtatccctctaaacctctcctatccgtgtccctgtccacagacggaccaccgtatccctctaaacctctcctatccgtgtccttGTCCGAGTgtcgttaa